A genomic region of Streptosporangium lutulentum contains the following coding sequences:
- a CDS encoding acetolactate synthase large subunit, with protein sequence MGHFLCRQTCSATRNEPMTEQMTGAQALVRALEQVGVDTVFGIPGGAILPAYDPLYDSAKVRHVLVRHEQGAGHAAQGYAQATGKVGVCMATSGPGATNLVTPIADAYMDSVPIVAITGQVVSSAIGTDAFQEADISGITMPITKHNFLITDPEDIPRTIMEAFHIASTGRPGPVLVDIAKDALTSTMTFQWPPVMQLPGYRPVTRPHSKQIREAAKLIVEAKRPVLYVGGGVHRAGASAELREFAELTGIPVVTTLMARGTFPDSHPQHMGMPGMHGSVSAVGALQKSDLLIALGVRFDDRVTGQLSTFAPHAKVIHADIDPAEISKNRYADVPIVGDCKEVLTDLLATMRGDGRKGDYTEWGTALNSYKKTYPLGYVEFEDGSLAPQHVMERLSEIVGPDAIYTAGVGQHQMWAAQFIGYERPGTFINSGGAGTMGFALPAAMGAKMGCPDRVVWAIDGDGCFQMTNQELATCTIEGVPIKVAVINNGNLGMVRQWQTLFYNQRYSNTDLQTVRRIPDFVKLAEAYGCVGLRCERPEDVDATIQKAMEINDVPVVIDFVVHQDAMVWPMVAAGTSNDEIQFARDMAPVWDGEDRT encoded by the coding sequence ATGGGGCATTTTTTATGTCGTCAAACATGCTCAGCCACAAGGAACGAGCCGATGACCGAACAGATGACAGGAGCCCAGGCTCTCGTGAGGGCGCTGGAGCAGGTCGGGGTCGACACCGTGTTCGGGATTCCGGGCGGTGCCATCCTCCCGGCCTACGACCCTCTCTACGACTCGGCCAAGGTCCGGCACGTGCTTGTACGGCACGAGCAGGGCGCCGGTCACGCGGCCCAGGGGTACGCGCAGGCCACCGGCAAGGTCGGGGTCTGCATGGCGACCAGCGGTCCCGGTGCGACCAACCTTGTCACCCCCATCGCCGACGCCTACATGGACTCGGTCCCGATTGTCGCGATCACCGGCCAGGTGGTCAGCAGCGCCATCGGCACCGACGCCTTCCAAGAAGCGGACATCTCCGGCATCACCATGCCGATCACCAAGCACAACTTCCTGATCACCGACCCTGAGGACATCCCCAGGACGATCATGGAAGCCTTCCACATCGCCTCGACCGGGCGGCCGGGGCCGGTGCTGGTCGACATCGCCAAGGACGCGCTCACGTCCACCATGACCTTCCAGTGGCCTCCGGTGATGCAGCTTCCGGGCTACCGCCCGGTGACCAGGCCGCACTCCAAGCAGATCCGCGAGGCGGCCAAGCTCATCGTCGAGGCCAAGCGGCCGGTCCTCTACGTCGGCGGCGGCGTGCACCGGGCGGGGGCGTCGGCGGAGCTGCGGGAGTTCGCCGAGCTGACGGGCATCCCCGTCGTCACCACCCTGATGGCGCGCGGCACCTTTCCCGACAGCCACCCGCAGCACATGGGCATGCCCGGCATGCACGGCTCGGTGTCCGCGGTCGGCGCCCTGCAGAAGTCGGACCTGCTCATCGCGCTCGGCGTCCGCTTCGACGACCGGGTCACCGGCCAGCTGTCCACCTTCGCCCCGCACGCCAAGGTCATCCACGCCGACATCGACCCGGCTGAGATCTCCAAGAACCGGTACGCCGACGTCCCGATCGTGGGCGACTGCAAGGAGGTCCTCACCGACCTCCTCGCGACGATGCGAGGCGACGGCCGCAAGGGCGACTACACCGAGTGGGGGACGGCGCTCAACTCCTACAAGAAGACCTACCCGCTGGGCTACGTCGAGTTCGAGGACGGCTCCCTCGCCCCGCAGCACGTCATGGAGCGGTTGAGCGAGATCGTCGGTCCCGACGCGATCTACACCGCCGGTGTCGGTCAGCACCAGATGTGGGCCGCCCAGTTCATCGGCTACGAGAGGCCGGGCACCTTCATCAACTCCGGTGGCGCCGGCACGATGGGCTTCGCCCTCCCGGCCGCGATGGGCGCCAAGATGGGCTGTCCCGACAGAGTGGTCTGGGCCATCGACGGCGACGGCTGTTTCCAGATGACCAACCAGGAGCTGGCCACCTGCACCATCGAGGGTGTGCCGATCAAGGTCGCGGTCATCAACAACGGTAATCTCGGCATGGTCCGGCAGTGGCAGACGCTGTTCTACAACCAGCGCTACTCCAACACCGACCTGCAGACGGTCCGGCGGATCCCGGACTTCGTGAAGCTGGCCGAGGCGTACGGTTGTGTCGGCCTTCGGTGTGAGCGTCCCGAGGATGTGGACGCGACCATCCAGAAGGCGATGGAGATCAACGATGTGCCGGTCGTGATCGACTTCGTCGTGCACCAGGACGCCATGGTCTGGCCGATGGTCGCGGCGGGGACCAGCAACGACGAGATCCAGTTCGCGCGCGACATGGCGCCGGTCTGGGACGGCGAGGACCGGACGTGA
- the ilvN gene encoding acetolactate synthase small subunit — translation MSRHTLSVLVENKPGVLARVASLFSRRGFNIDSLAVGPTEHEDISRMTIVVNVADLPLEQVTKQLNKLVNVLKIVELDPVQSVQRELTLIKVRADAENRSSVLEMVTLFRARCVDVAPDAVTIEVTGTPDKLQAFIRVLEPYGIKELVQSGMVAIGRGARSITDRSLRALDRTA, via the coding sequence ATGAGCAGGCACACGCTCTCCGTGCTGGTGGAGAACAAGCCCGGCGTGCTCGCGCGCGTCGCGTCGCTGTTCAGCCGCCGCGGATTCAACATCGACTCGCTGGCGGTCGGGCCGACCGAGCACGAGGACATCTCACGGATGACCATCGTGGTCAACGTCGCCGACCTGCCCCTGGAGCAGGTCACGAAGCAGCTCAACAAGCTCGTCAACGTGCTGAAGATCGTGGAGCTCGACCCGGTGCAGTCCGTGCAGCGTGAGCTCACCCTGATCAAGGTGCGTGCCGACGCCGAGAACCGCTCGAGCGTTCTGGAAATGGTCACCCTGTTCCGCGCCCGGTGCGTCGACGTCGCCCCGGACGCGGTGACGATCGAGGTCACCGGCACGCCGGACAAGCTGCAGGCGTTCATCAGGGTCCTGGAGCCGTACGGCATCAAAGAACTCGTTCAGTCGGGCATGGTGGCCATCGGCCGCGGCGCTCGTTCCATCACCGACCGTTCTCTGCGGGCCCTCGACCGGACCGCGTGA
- the ilvC gene encoding ketol-acid reductoisomerase has protein sequence MFYDDQADLSIIQGRHVAILGYGSQGHAHALSLRDSGVDVRVGLPEGSKSREKAEADGLRVLSPAEAVEEADLTMILAPDHIQRHLYADHVAPNLVEGDALFFGHGLNIRYGLIEAPEGVDVAMVAPKGPGHLVRRQYTAGRGVPVLVAVEKDASGSAWDLALSYAKGIGGTRAGALKTTFTEETETDLFGEQVVLCGGLAELIKTGFETLVEAGYQPEVAYFECLHEMKLIVDLMYEGGIHKMNWSISDTAEYGGYTRGPRIVTAETKKEMQRILAEIQSGEFAKELVEEFDGGQKKFTAYRAELAEHPIEKTGAKLRPMMSWLK, from the coding sequence ATCTTCTACGACGACCAGGCCGATCTGTCGATCATTCAGGGCCGGCACGTGGCCATCCTGGGCTATGGCAGCCAGGGTCACGCCCACGCGCTCTCCCTGCGTGACTCCGGGGTGGATGTCCGGGTCGGTCTGCCCGAGGGTTCCAAGAGCCGCGAGAAGGCCGAGGCCGACGGCCTGCGCGTGCTCTCCCCGGCGGAGGCCGTCGAAGAGGCCGACCTGACCATGATCCTGGCGCCGGACCACATCCAGCGTCACCTTTACGCCGACCACGTGGCCCCGAACCTGGTCGAGGGCGACGCCCTCTTCTTCGGTCACGGCCTCAACATCCGCTACGGCCTCATCGAGGCTCCCGAGGGTGTGGACGTGGCCATGGTCGCGCCCAAGGGTCCCGGTCACCTCGTCCGCCGCCAGTACACCGCGGGCCGCGGTGTTCCGGTGCTCGTCGCCGTGGAGAAGGACGCCAGCGGCAGCGCCTGGGACCTCGCGCTCTCCTATGCCAAGGGCATCGGCGGCACCCGCGCCGGCGCGCTGAAGACGACCTTCACCGAGGAGACCGAGACCGACCTCTTCGGCGAGCAGGTCGTCCTCTGCGGCGGCCTGGCCGAGCTGATCAAGACCGGGTTCGAGACCCTGGTCGAGGCCGGCTACCAGCCCGAGGTCGCCTACTTCGAGTGCCTGCACGAGATGAAGCTGATCGTCGACCTCATGTACGAGGGCGGCATCCACAAGATGAACTGGTCGATCTCCGACACCGCCGAGTACGGCGGCTACACCCGTGGCCCGCGCATCGTGACGGCGGAGACCAAGAAGGAGATGCAGCGCATCCTCGCCGAGATCCAGTCGGGCGAGTTCGCGAAGGAGCTGGTGGAGGAGTTCGACGGCGGTCAGAAGAAGTTCACCGCCTACCGCGCCGAGCTCGCCGAGCACCCGATCGAGAAGACCGGCGCCAAGCTCCGCCCGATGATGAGCTGGCTGAAGTAG
- a CDS encoding CAP domain-containing protein produces the protein MRRPPGALLCLGSLTALGTPIATAHAAAAPQVACRVYAAKPFVTATGTIQASASRMGCDDIALLRIHIKRAMAGTDPVVKSATQRRANGRGIANLRCIPGVYYTAATDHRGNEDRSKAVRLSCTTDIPAPTPAPGAGTALKPTSAAPGSAQWPSAKEEAEVVRLTNLTRQEKGCGPLTHDVQLHSVAQNHSKHMAATNAPDHENALGRIRASGFTPMSVWGENAAWGFSTPNKVIDEWMKEDETPTQRENILNCAYTHAGAGLAYNAQKVPYWTLVFAKH, from the coding sequence ATGCGTAGACCGCCAGGGGCACTGCTGTGCCTCGGGAGCCTGACGGCACTCGGCACACCGATCGCCACGGCCCATGCCGCGGCAGCCCCGCAGGTCGCGTGCCGGGTGTACGCCGCCAAGCCTTTCGTCACCGCCACCGGAACCATCCAGGCCTCCGCCTCCCGCATGGGCTGTGACGACATCGCGCTGCTCCGCATCCACATCAAACGCGCAATGGCCGGGACCGACCCGGTCGTCAAGAGCGCGACCCAGAGGAGAGCCAACGGGCGGGGCATCGCGAACCTGCGGTGCATCCCCGGCGTCTACTACACCGCCGCCACCGACCACCGGGGCAACGAGGACAGGTCCAAGGCCGTCCGGCTGTCCTGCACCACGGACATCCCTGCGCCCACACCGGCTCCCGGTGCCGGCACGGCCCTCAAACCCACGTCGGCCGCCCCCGGCTCCGCCCAGTGGCCCTCGGCCAAGGAAGAGGCCGAGGTGGTGCGGCTGACCAACCTCACGCGACAGGAGAAAGGCTGCGGTCCGCTCACGCACGACGTACAGCTGCACTCGGTCGCCCAGAACCACTCGAAACACATGGCCGCCACCAATGCCCCCGACCACGAGAACGCGCTCGGTCGCATCAGGGCGAGCGGCTTCACACCGATGTCGGTCTGGGGGGAAAACGCCGCATGGGGCTTTTCCACCCCGAACAAGGTGATCGATGAATGGATGAAAGAGGACGAAACTCCCACCCAACGGGAAAACATTCTTAACTGCGCCTACACCCACGCCGGGGCGGGTCTCGCCTACAACGCCCAGAAGGTCCCCTACTGGACTCTGGTCTTCGCCAAGCACTGA
- a CDS encoding MFS transporter, with protein MLDVQGSAGGFRRPGLTLALLAFAQLIISIDYNIVYVALPEIGGSLGFSAQILQWVVSAYAVAFGGFLLLGGRASDLFGPRRMFVLGLTLYAASSLAGGLADAPWPLVAARAVQGLGGALLFPATLTLISTGFAEGRERNRAFAVWGTAGGSGMILGSLLGGVLTQAFGWPAVFYVNVPLAAAAALLAFPLITPAAVARVRGRGFDLAGALTVTAGTTLMVFALVQGPESGWSSPPVVTAAAVGLLSLVVFVAIERRSADPLLPLGLLRGRDLGTGLIVTFLYMGTFGTLLYFLTVYFQVVHGYDALRTGLAFLVPMAAIVAGSQAAGRLATTRGTRTTMIAGLVVGLAGAVLLGATLAVDASYLALIPGLVVLGLGQGAGYTLMFGAATAGTDPHQQGIASGVASTAQQIGGAVGLAALVAVANAGTHGLTGAALRAVTTDGLRTAVFVAAGGIAVTALVAIGFTPARRAIISPEVSQAAA; from the coding sequence ATGCTCGACGTTCAAGGATCGGCGGGCGGGTTCCGGCGCCCCGGACTGACGCTGGCGTTGCTGGCGTTCGCCCAGCTGATCATTTCGATCGACTACAACATCGTTTACGTGGCGCTGCCGGAGATCGGCGGCAGCCTGGGCTTCTCGGCGCAGATCCTGCAGTGGGTGGTCAGCGCGTACGCGGTGGCGTTCGGCGGGTTCTTGCTCCTGGGCGGCCGGGCCAGCGATCTGTTCGGCCCACGCCGGATGTTCGTGCTCGGCCTGACGCTGTACGCGGCGTCCTCGTTGGCGGGCGGACTGGCCGACGCGCCCTGGCCGCTGGTGGCCGCGCGGGCCGTGCAGGGCCTGGGCGGGGCGCTGCTGTTCCCCGCGACGTTGACCCTGATCAGCACCGGCTTCGCCGAGGGCCGTGAACGCAACCGGGCGTTCGCGGTGTGGGGCACAGCCGGAGGCAGCGGCATGATCCTGGGCTCACTGCTGGGCGGAGTGCTCACCCAGGCGTTCGGCTGGCCTGCGGTGTTCTACGTCAACGTGCCGCTCGCCGCGGCCGCGGCACTGCTGGCCTTCCCGTTGATCACGCCCGCCGCCGTGGCCCGGGTGAGGGGCCGCGGCTTCGATCTGGCCGGGGCGCTGACCGTCACCGCAGGCACAACGCTGATGGTGTTCGCCCTGGTGCAGGGCCCGGAGTCCGGCTGGTCCTCGCCGCCGGTGGTCACCGCCGCCGCGGTCGGCCTCCTGTCGCTGGTCGTGTTCGTCGCGATCGAGCGGCGCAGCGCCGACCCGCTGCTGCCGCTGGGGCTGCTGCGCGGCCGTGACCTGGGCACCGGCTTGATCGTCACGTTCCTCTACATGGGGACCTTCGGTACCCTGCTGTACTTCCTGACCGTCTACTTCCAGGTCGTCCACGGCTACGACGCCCTGCGCACCGGTCTGGCGTTCCTGGTCCCGATGGCCGCGATCGTCGCCGGGTCCCAGGCCGCCGGGAGGCTGGCGACCACCCGCGGCACCCGCACCACCATGATCGCCGGTCTGGTCGTCGGACTGGCCGGCGCCGTCCTGCTCGGCGCGACGCTGGCCGTGGACGCCTCGTATCTCGCCCTGATCCCAGGGCTGGTGGTCCTCGGCCTGGGCCAGGGCGCCGGCTACACGCTGATGTTCGGCGCGGCGACCGCCGGGACCGACCCGCACCAGCAGGGCATCGCCTCCGGGGTGGCCTCCACCGCCCAGCAGATCGGCGGGGCGGTCGGCCTGGCCGCCCTGGTCGCCGTCGCCAACGCCGGAACCCACGGCCTGACCGGCGCCGCACTTCGAGCCGTCACCACCGACGGCCTGCGCACCGCGGTCTTCGTCGCCGCCGGCGGCATCGCCGTCACCGCCCTGGTCGCCATCGGCTTCACCCCCGCCCGCAGGGCGATCATCTCCCCCGAAGTCTCTCAGGCCGCGGCCTGA
- a CDS encoding nuclear transport factor 2 family protein: MTKVEGLANTTRPERKPTMYVTRHHAMSVPAADAGTVAGELRDRAEITDALYRFGLGQDLKDKDLFASSFAEDAELDFRSAAARWGSKPPLLSGRDTIVTTVLGMFAGRVDTTHQVTNPRIAVEGDTARLTALVEAQHLLTADRSGHALLKNLYDVDLVRDGDRWVMRRIRIDNVWFTGDPAAVFGG; this comes from the coding sequence ATGACGAAGGTGGAGGGGCTCGCAAACACCACTCGACCTGAACGGAAGCCCACCATGTACGTCACCCGTCATCACGCGATGTCCGTCCCGGCCGCGGACGCCGGAACGGTCGCCGGGGAACTGCGGGACCGCGCGGAGATCACCGACGCGCTGTACCGCTTCGGCCTCGGCCAAGACCTGAAGGACAAGGACCTGTTCGCCTCGTCCTTCGCCGAAGACGCCGAGCTGGACTTCCGCTCGGCGGCCGCCAGGTGGGGCTCGAAGCCGCCGCTGCTGTCCGGCCGGGACACGATCGTCACCACCGTCCTGGGCATGTTCGCCGGCCGGGTGGACACCACCCACCAGGTCACCAACCCGCGCATCGCCGTCGAAGGCGACACTGCCCGCCTCACCGCGCTGGTCGAGGCCCAGCACCTGCTCACCGCCGACCGAAGCGGGCACGCCCTGCTGAAGAACCTCTACGACGTCGACCTTGTCCGCGACGGCGACCGCTGGGTCATGCGCCGGATCCGCATCGACAACGTCTGGTTCACCGGCGACCCCGCCGCCGTCTTCGGTGGCTGA
- a CDS encoding LysR family transcriptional regulator has protein sequence MLERHELEAFVTLAEELHFGRTAERLRVSTARISQTIRKLERRVGVPLFNRTSRRVELSPVGRQLYEEIQPAWTQIGTALKRAIDSGRGITGTLRVAFIGAAAGQLLVGATELFRDRQPGCDVQIREAQIGEILPWLRDGKVELVLGNFPMDEPGIVTGPVLVREARMLAVPSGHPFARRTSVSVEDLARTTMLQLPDTLPESLRHDRTPLRTPAGRPIEPGPSAETFQEMLTLIGTGQGVFPVGAQVRRYYIRPDVTYVPFSDAPPLEWGLLWRADGATARVRAFNQAAYDLVNSHR, from the coding sequence ATGCTGGAACGGCACGAGCTGGAGGCGTTCGTGACCCTCGCCGAAGAGCTGCACTTCGGCCGTACCGCCGAGCGCCTGCGCGTGTCCACGGCCCGGATCAGCCAGACGATCAGGAAACTGGAGAGACGCGTCGGCGTCCCCCTGTTCAACCGGACCAGCCGCCGGGTGGAGCTGTCCCCGGTGGGACGGCAGCTCTACGAGGAGATCCAGCCCGCGTGGACCCAGATCGGCACCGCGCTCAAGCGGGCGATCGACTCCGGCCGGGGCATCACCGGCACGCTGCGGGTCGCCTTCATCGGCGCGGCGGCGGGCCAGCTGCTGGTCGGCGCGACCGAGCTGTTCCGGGACCGGCAGCCCGGCTGCGACGTCCAGATCCGGGAGGCGCAGATCGGGGAGATCCTGCCGTGGCTCCGCGACGGCAAGGTGGAACTCGTCCTGGGCAACTTCCCCATGGACGAACCGGGCATCGTCACCGGGCCGGTACTGGTGCGGGAGGCACGTATGCTCGCCGTGCCGTCCGGGCATCCCTTCGCGCGCCGGACGTCCGTCTCCGTCGAAGACCTGGCCCGCACCACGATGCTGCAGCTACCCGACACGCTGCCGGAATCCCTGCGCCACGACCGCACCCCCCTGCGGACACCCGCCGGCCGGCCGATCGAGCCCGGCCCGTCGGCAGAGACCTTCCAGGAGATGCTCACGCTCATCGGCACCGGACAAGGCGTCTTCCCCGTAGGAGCCCAGGTCAGGCGCTACTACATCCGCCCCGACGTCACCTACGTCCCCTTCAGCGACGCCCCGCCCCTGGAATGGGGCCTCCTCTGGCGCGCCGACGGAGCCACCGCCCGTGTCCGCGCCTTCAACCAGGCCGCCTACGACCTGGTGAACAGCCACCGCTGA
- a CDS encoding M20 family metallopeptidase — protein sequence MDLRSFLVTARELLAVPSTAERPERLREALEMVLAFVGEGFTVERFESGGKPSALVYRGAVRPRFRMILNAHLDVVPAPERQFRPRIESDRLFARGAQDMKVSGLVMAQVFREAAGRLPYPLGLQLVTDEEVGGRDGTLHQLERGVEGDFAVIGEQSGLRVVTDSKGVATADLRAEGRSAHGAYPWLGDNALTKLLRTLDKVLARYPDPAEETWRTTVNVSRVETPNRAHNQIPALAGAWLDIRFPPGDADFDGRAAEEAAAYLAAFCEPGVTVTVGRIDPPHHAGHDSREVLALQRAARDQGFSGDLLRKHGSADGRFYYQRGIDAVIFGIGGDGQHGPDEYADLTTVEPYHRALHAFLAELE from the coding sequence ATGGATCTCCGATCGTTCCTGGTGACCGCGCGAGAACTCCTGGCGGTGCCGTCGACCGCTGAGCGGCCGGAGCGGTTGCGGGAGGCCCTCGAGATGGTTCTGGCGTTCGTCGGGGAGGGGTTCACCGTCGAGCGGTTCGAGTCGGGTGGCAAGCCCAGCGCGCTCGTCTACCGCGGTGCCGTACGGCCGCGCTTCCGGATGATCCTCAACGCCCACCTCGACGTGGTGCCGGCGCCCGAGCGGCAGTTCCGGCCGCGGATCGAGAGCGACCGGCTCTTCGCCCGCGGTGCCCAGGACATGAAGGTGTCGGGGCTGGTGATGGCGCAGGTGTTCCGCGAGGCCGCCGGGCGCCTGCCGTACCCGCTGGGCCTGCAATTGGTCACCGACGAGGAGGTGGGCGGCCGCGACGGCACCCTGCACCAGCTCGAACGCGGGGTGGAGGGCGACTTCGCCGTCATCGGGGAGCAGAGCGGGCTGCGCGTGGTCACCGACTCCAAGGGGGTGGCCACGGCCGACCTGCGGGCCGAGGGGCGCTCCGCGCACGGCGCGTACCCGTGGCTGGGCGACAACGCCCTGACGAAGCTGTTGCGCACGCTCGACAAGGTGCTGGCGAGGTACCCCGACCCGGCCGAGGAGACCTGGCGGACCACCGTCAACGTCTCCAGGGTCGAGACCCCCAACCGGGCGCACAACCAGATCCCCGCCCTGGCCGGGGCATGGCTCGACATCCGCTTCCCGCCGGGTGACGCCGACTTCGACGGCAGGGCCGCCGAGGAGGCGGCCGCGTACCTGGCGGCCTTCTGCGAACCCGGCGTCACCGTCACGGTGGGCCGGATCGACCCGCCGCACCACGCCGGCCACGACAGCCGCGAGGTGCTCGCCCTCCAGCGGGCCGCCCGCGACCAGGGGTTCTCCGGCGACCTGTTGCGCAAGCACGGCTCGGCCGACGGGCGGTTCTACTACCAGCGCGGCATCGACGCCGTCATCTTCGGCATCGGCGGCGACGGCCAGCACGGCCCCGACGAGTACGCCGACCTCACCACCGTCGAGCCCTATCACCGGGCGTTGCACGCGTTCCTCGCCGAACTGGAGTGA
- a CDS encoding CAP domain-containing protein, with protein MRRPLGALLCLGSLATLSAPIATAHAAANPQLARGDTGTSATAVRPSRVSAGIPVPPPPPRATPAPTPTAAPPVPRSTTVDEVLRLTNAERRRGGCGPLTHDPRLRSTAQAHSDDMAAANKLILPTTDDIKAGGFTPLAAWGGNLGSGYSSPAAAVAGWMNSAANRNRILNCSYTLAGVGHASSRQGVPYWTLIFAGR; from the coding sequence ATGCGTAGACCGCTGGGGGCACTGCTGTGCCTCGGGAGTCTGGCAACACTCAGCGCGCCGATCGCCACGGCCCACGCCGCGGCGAACCCGCAGCTCGCCCGTGGCGACACGGGCACGTCCGCGACCGCCGTCCGGCCGTCCCGCGTCTCCGCGGGCATCCCAGTCCCCCCGCCTCCCCCCAGAGCCACACCCGCTCCCACACCCACCGCGGCTCCTCCCGTCCCGAGGTCCACCACCGTGGACGAGGTGCTGCGGCTGACCAACGCCGAACGGCGGAGGGGAGGGTGCGGCCCGCTCACCCACGACCCGCGGCTGCGCTCGACCGCCCAGGCCCACTCCGACGACATGGCCGCCGCGAACAAACTCATCCTCCCGACCACGGACGACATCAAGGCCGGCGGATTCACTCCACTGGCGGCCTGGGGCGGGAACCTCGGATCGGGCTATTCCTCCCCGGCCGCGGCGGTCGCGGGCTGGATGAACAGCGCCGCCAACCGGAACAGGATCCTGAACTGCTCCTACACCCTCGCCGGGGTGGGCCACGCCTCCAGCCGTCAGGGCGTCCCCTACTGGACCCTGATATTCGCCGGACGCTGA
- a CDS encoding CAP domain-containing protein translates to MRRPLGALLCLGSLAAFSTPIATAHATAAPQVACRVYAAKPYVTAAGKIQASAARLGCGDTALVRIRIKRAVAGTDPVVKSASQKGVNGRVTVKLGCAPGVYYATVTDYRGKTSTSKPVRLSCTPMVTPTATAPPITPPPTGTVGTAEENEVVRLVNAERAKGGCQPLKHDAQLRKAAFDHSADMAARNYFDHDSPDGRDLADRLRATGFTGWSRLAENIDGGSATPAAVMNGWMTSPVHKANIMNCTFTLIGVGLAKGTQGYKTYWTQNFAAR, encoded by the coding sequence ATGCGTAGACCGCTAGGGGCGCTGCTGTGTCTCGGGAGCCTGGCGGCGTTCAGCACGCCGATCGCCACGGCTCACGCCACAGCAGCGCCGCAGGTCGCGTGCCGGGTGTACGCCGCCAAGCCCTATGTCACCGCCGCCGGGAAGATCCAGGCCTCCGCCGCCCGGCTGGGCTGTGGCGACACCGCACTGGTCCGCATCCGCATCAAGCGTGCGGTGGCCGGGACCGACCCGGTCGTCAAGAGCGCATCCCAGAAGGGGGTCAACGGGCGGGTCACCGTGAAGCTCGGATGCGCCCCCGGCGTCTACTACGCCACCGTCACCGACTACAGGGGCAAGACGAGCACGTCCAAGCCCGTCCGGCTGTCCTGCACCCCCATGGTGACCCCCACCGCGACGGCGCCTCCCATCACACCCCCGCCGACCGGCACCGTGGGTACGGCCGAGGAGAACGAGGTCGTACGGCTGGTCAACGCGGAGCGGGCGAAGGGCGGCTGCCAGCCGCTCAAGCACGACGCGCAGCTCCGCAAGGCCGCCTTCGACCACTCGGCCGACATGGCGGCCCGGAACTACTTCGATCACGACTCCCCGGACGGCCGTGACCTCGCGGACCGCCTCCGGGCGACCGGCTTCACCGGCTGGTCGCGCCTGGCGGAGAACATCGACGGGGGCTCTGCCACCCCGGCCGCCGTGATGAACGGCTGGATGACCAGCCCGGTTCACAAGGCCAACATCATGAACTGCACGTTCACGCTCATCGGTGTCGGTCTGGCCAAGGGCACCCAGGGATACAAGACCTACTGGACCCAGAACTTCGCCGCCAGGTAG